A section of the Tamandua tetradactyla isolate mTamTet1 chromosome 4, mTamTet1.pri, whole genome shotgun sequence genome encodes:
- the ZBTB37 gene encoding zinc finger and BTB domain-containing protein 37 isoform X2 encodes MEKGGNIQLEIPDFSNSVLSHLNQLRMQGRLCDIVVNVQGQAFRAHKVVLAASSPYFRDHMSLNEMSTVSISVIKNPTVFEQLLSFCYTGRICLQLADIISYLTAASFLQMQHIIDKCTQILEGIHFKINVAEVEAELSQTRTKHQERPPESHRVTPNLNRSLSPRHHNPKGNRRGQVSAVLDIRELSPPEESTSPQIIEQSSDIESREPILRINRAGQWYVETGMADRGVRSDDEVRVLGAVHIKTENLEEWLGTENQPSGEDGSSAEEVTAMVIDTTGHGSVGQENYTLGSSGAKVARPTSTEIDRFSPSGSVVPLTERHRARSESPGRLDEPKQPSSQRYTLEYLWMKSCLEFSSEIM; translated from the exons ATGGAGAAGGGTGGGAACATACAACTGGAGATTCCTGACTTTAGCAATTCTGTCCTGAGCCATCTGAACCAGCTGCGCATGCAGGGCCGTCTCTGTGATATTGTGGTCAATGTGCAAGGACAGGCTTTTCGGGCTCACAAagtggtgctggctgccagctcCCCCTATTTCCGGGATCACATGTCCTTGAATGAGATGAGTACTGTCTCCATTTCAGTTATCAAGAACCCTACTGTTTTTGAACAGCTCCTTTCTTTCTGCTATACGGGGCGGATATGCCTGCAACTGGCAGATATCATCAGCTACCTGACTGCTGCCAGTTTTCTGCAGATGCAGCATATCATAGACAAGTGTACGCAGATCCTGGAAGGcattcatttcaaaattaatgTGGCTGAGGTTGAAGCAGAATTAAGTCAAACAAGGACAAAGCATCAAGAGAGGCCTCCGGAGTCTCACAGGGTTACACCAAATCTAAACCGGTCCCTTAGCCCGCGACATCATAACCCAAAGGGAAACCGGCGAGGTCAAGTTAGTGCTGTGCTAGATATCAGGGAGCTAAGCCCCCCTGAGGAGTCCACCAGCCCTCAGATAATTGAACAGAGTTCCGACATAGAGAGCCGGGAGCCCATTCTTCGAATCAACCGAGCAGGGCAGTGGTACGTAGAGACAGGAATGGCAGACCGGGGAGTCCGTAGTGATGATGAAGTTAGAGTTCTTGGAGCAGTACACATCAAAACTGAAAATTTGGAGGAGTGGCTCGGGACTGAGAATCAGCCTTCTGGAGAAGATGGGAGTAGTGCAGAGGAAGTCACAGCCATGGTGATTGACACCACAGGCCATGGTTCTGTAGGACAGGAGAATTACACTTTAGGGTCTTCAGGAGCCAAGGTGGCTCGGCCAACAAGCACTGAAATTGACAG ATTCAGCCCCTCTGGCAGTGTTGTTCCCTTAACGGAGAGACACAGAGCCAGAAGTGAATCTCCTGGGAGATTGGATGAGCCTAAACAGCCTAGCTCCCAG AGATACACGTTGGAATATTTATGGATGAAATCATGTCTGGAATTTTCTTCAGAAATAatgtag
- the ZBTB37 gene encoding zinc finger and BTB domain-containing protein 37 isoform X1: MEKGGNIQLEIPDFSNSVLSHLNQLRMQGRLCDIVVNVQGQAFRAHKVVLAASSPYFRDHMSLNEMSTVSISVIKNPTVFEQLLSFCYTGRICLQLADIISYLTAASFLQMQHIIDKCTQILEGIHFKINVAEVEAELSQTRTKHQERPPESHRVTPNLNRSLSPRHHNPKGNRRGQVSAVLDIRELSPPEESTSPQIIEQSSDIESREPILRINRAGQWYVETGMADRGVRSDDEVRVLGAVHIKTENLEEWLGTENQPSGEDGSSAEEVTAMVIDTTGHGSVGQENYTLGSSGAKVARPTSTEIDRFSPSGSVVPLTERHRARSESPGRLDEPKQPSSQVEESTVMGVSGYVEYLREQEVSERWFRYNPRLTCIYCAKSFNQKGSLDRHMRLHMGITPFVCRMCGKKYTRKDQLEYHIRKHTGNKPFHCHVCGKSFPFQAILNQHFRKNHPGCIPLEGPHSISPETTVTSRGQAEEESPSQEDTVVPGEAAQGSVSTTGPD, encoded by the exons ATGGAGAAGGGTGGGAACATACAACTGGAGATTCCTGACTTTAGCAATTCTGTCCTGAGCCATCTGAACCAGCTGCGCATGCAGGGCCGTCTCTGTGATATTGTGGTCAATGTGCAAGGACAGGCTTTTCGGGCTCACAAagtggtgctggctgccagctcCCCCTATTTCCGGGATCACATGTCCTTGAATGAGATGAGTACTGTCTCCATTTCAGTTATCAAGAACCCTACTGTTTTTGAACAGCTCCTTTCTTTCTGCTATACGGGGCGGATATGCCTGCAACTGGCAGATATCATCAGCTACCTGACTGCTGCCAGTTTTCTGCAGATGCAGCATATCATAGACAAGTGTACGCAGATCCTGGAAGGcattcatttcaaaattaatgTGGCTGAGGTTGAAGCAGAATTAAGTCAAACAAGGACAAAGCATCAAGAGAGGCCTCCGGAGTCTCACAGGGTTACACCAAATCTAAACCGGTCCCTTAGCCCGCGACATCATAACCCAAAGGGAAACCGGCGAGGTCAAGTTAGTGCTGTGCTAGATATCAGGGAGCTAAGCCCCCCTGAGGAGTCCACCAGCCCTCAGATAATTGAACAGAGTTCCGACATAGAGAGCCGGGAGCCCATTCTTCGAATCAACCGAGCAGGGCAGTGGTACGTAGAGACAGGAATGGCAGACCGGGGAGTCCGTAGTGATGATGAAGTTAGAGTTCTTGGAGCAGTACACATCAAAACTGAAAATTTGGAGGAGTGGCTCGGGACTGAGAATCAGCCTTCTGGAGAAGATGGGAGTAGTGCAGAGGAAGTCACAGCCATGGTGATTGACACCACAGGCCATGGTTCTGTAGGACAGGAGAATTACACTTTAGGGTCTTCAGGAGCCAAGGTGGCTCGGCCAACAAGCACTGAAATTGACAG ATTCAGCCCCTCTGGCAGTGTTGTTCCCTTAACGGAGAGACACAGAGCCAGAAGTGAATCTCCTGGGAGATTGGATGAGCCTAAACAGCCTAGCTCCCAG GTAGAAGAATCAACAGTGATGGGAGTAAGTGGCTATGTAGAGTACCTCCGAGAGCAGGAAGTATCTGAGCGGTGGTTCCGGTACAACCCCCGTCTCACCTGCATCTACTGTGCCAAATCTTTCAACCAGAAGGGAAGCCTGGACCGCCACATGCGCCTGCACATGGGGATCACACCATTCGTCTGCCGCATGTGTGGCAAGAAGTATACCCGGAAAGATCAGCTAGAGTATCATATCCGCAAGCACACGGGCAACAAGCCCTTTCACTGTCATGTTTGTGGCAAAAGTTTCCCCTTCCAGGCCATCTTGAATCAGCACTTTCGCAAAAACCACCCTGGCTGTATACCCCTGGAGGGGCCTCACAGTATCTCTCCTGAAACAACTGTCACTTCTCGAGGACAAGCTGAGGAAGAGTCCCCTTCACAGGAAGACACAGTTGTCCCTGGAGAAGCAGCCCAGGGCTCTGTGTCCACCACTGGGCCAGATTGA